GTTAGTGTCACTTCTTTTTGGCCAAAGCCAACTCTTATGTTAAACGGTTCCATAAACTTATTAACCAATCAGACTTAAAATTGTTTTGCCCATCATTAACACCGCTTTATACAAATTGAGCTCAAACAAAACGACCATAACGATGTTAATTTACCATCATTTACCAATGAAATTTAATTATGGAAACGAATAATCAAAACTCCCGGGATAGCTCAAATAATACGCAATCAACGGATGAACACATTAAAACATTAGAAGGTACAGAGGCGCTTAAAAAGTTAAAGGACCTTGCTACTTCGGCAGAGAATTGTTTTTTCTGTACAAGTATCAAAACAGGTTTACCGCTTTCAGTACGGCCCATGTCTGTATTACAGGTTGATGACGAAGGTAATCTCTGGTTTATGAGCATGAAAGATAGTGCAAAGAATAAGGAAATTGAATCAGATCCTTTTACACACTTATTTTTTCAGGAGAACAAAAACTCAGGTTTTTTAAATGTTTATGGGATCACGGAAATCAGTACCGACCAGGCAAAAATCGATGAACTATGG
The nucleotide sequence above comes from Pedobacter sp. MC2016-14. Encoded proteins:
- a CDS encoding pyridoxamine 5'-phosphate oxidase family protein → METNNQNSRDSSNNTQSTDEHIKTLEGTEALKKLKDLATSAENCFFCTSIKTGLPLSVRPMSVLQVDDEGNLWFMSMKDSAKNKEIESDPFTHLFFQENKNSGFLNVYGITEISTDQAKIDELWNPLLKVWFQGGKEDPNISLLKVVPTNVYYWDNVHGDMIAFAKMAVSIVTGKTMDDSVEGNLNF